In Streptomyces sclerotialus, one genomic interval encodes:
- a CDS encoding DUF6167 family protein: MFRRAFWFTTGAAAGVWVTNKVHSKLRKLQPDSLAAQAADKAVATGHRLRRFALDVRDGMADREEQLHEALGLTETGAARELPPARRTAALEPHHPTTRITRKTGPNRNEDH; encoded by the coding sequence ATGTTCCGCCGCGCATTCTGGTTCACCACCGGCGCCGCCGCCGGGGTGTGGGTCACCAACAAGGTCCACAGCAAGCTGCGCAAGCTCCAGCCCGACAGTCTCGCGGCCCAGGCGGCGGACAAGGCGGTGGCGACCGGACACCGGCTGCGCCGATTTGCATTGGACGTACGCGACGGAATGGCGGACCGTGAAGAGCAGTTGCACGAAGCGCTCGGTCTGACGGAGACCGGAGCGGCGCGCGAACTGCCGCCCGCCCGCCGGACCGCCGCGCTCGAACCACACCACCCCACGACACGTATCACCCGGAAAACCGGACCGAACCGAAACGAGGACCACTGA
- a CDS encoding DUF2470 domain-containing protein has protein sequence MASLAIPGVHDPDETGFAAPACRTVDGSGDVLLLVPGDSAAARAAAHAQDDDVTAVMELTDVAPVSVPHRIRGRAWIAGWLTPVRGEDRAHAARLLAERHPVGELLGIGEALRPAPLTGAVGRAAWMMLRLEVGEATVDDLWGADSVEPEEFAQAAPDPVAGHEAELLQHLHTAHGEQVRDLCGLLGDRAEQVCAARGDVVPVALDRFGLRVRFSDPGHHTFDARFDFPTPVRDLMELRRAMHHLFDAAA, from the coding sequence ATGGCGTCTTTGGCCATTCCCGGAGTCCACGACCCCGACGAGACCGGCTTCGCCGCGCCCGCCTGCAGAACGGTCGACGGCTCAGGAGACGTGCTGTTGCTGGTTCCTGGGGACTCAGCAGCCGCTCGCGCCGCAGCTCACGCACAGGACGACGACGTCACAGCCGTGATGGAACTCACGGACGTCGCACCCGTTTCAGTGCCGCACCGCATCCGCGGACGCGCCTGGATCGCCGGCTGGCTGACCCCCGTACGCGGCGAGGACCGGGCCCACGCCGCCCGGCTGCTCGCCGAGCGGCACCCCGTCGGCGAGCTGCTGGGCATCGGCGAGGCACTGCGCCCCGCCCCGCTCACCGGCGCCGTCGGCCGCGCCGCCTGGATGATGCTCCGCCTGGAGGTCGGCGAGGCCACTGTGGACGATCTGTGGGGCGCGGACTCCGTCGAGCCGGAAGAATTCGCCCAGGCCGCTCCCGACCCCGTGGCGGGCCACGAGGCGGAGCTGCTGCAGCATCTGCACACCGCGCACGGCGAGCAGGTACGCGACCTGTGCGGGCTGCTCGGCGACCGGGCCGAGCAGGTCTGCGCGGCGCGCGGCGACGTCGTTCCCGTGGCGCTGGACCGCTTCGGGCTCCGGGTCCGCTTCTCCGACCCGGGCCACCACACCTTCGACGCCCGTTTCGACTTCCCCACGCCCGTGCGTGACCTGATGGAGCTGCGCCGGGCGATGCACCACCTGTTCGACGCGGCGGCGTGA
- the alaS gene encoding alanine--tRNA ligase: MESAEIRRRWLRFFEERGHTVVPSASLIADDPTLLLVPAGMVPFKPYFLGEVKPPAPRATSVQKCVRTPDIEEVGKTTRHGTFFQMCGNFSFGDYFKEGAITYAWELLTSSQEDGGYGLDPEKLWITVYLDDDEAERIWHEVVGVPKERIQRLGKKENYWSMGVPGPCGPCSEINYDRGPEFGVEGGPAVNDERYVEIWNLVFMQYERGEGTSKEDFEILGELPSKNIDTGLGLERLAMILQGVQNMYETDTLRVVIDKATDLTGVAYGAGQDTDVSLRVVADHMRTSVMLIGDGVTPGNEGRGYVLRRIMRRAIRNMRLLGATEPVVADLVDVVIKTMGQQYPELIQDRKRIETVALAEEAAFLKTLKAGTNILDTAVSETKAAGGTVLSGDKAFLLHDTWGFPIDLTLEMAAEQGLSVDESGFRRLMKEQRERAKADAQAKKHGHADLSAYREVADASGSTVFTGYTDTQGEAAVVGLLVDGVSSPAAHEGDEVEVVLDRTPFYAEGGGQLADTGRIKTDTGAVIDVRDVQQPVPGVTVHKGSVQVGEITVGSPAYATIDVKRRRAIARAHSATHLTHQALRDALGPTAAQAGSENSPGRFRFDFGSPTAVPGTVLTDVEQKINEVLSRELDVTAEVMSMDDAKKQGAIAEFGEKYGDRVRVVTIGDFSKELCGGTHVHNTAQLGLVKLLGESSIGSGVRRVEALVGVDAYNFLAREHTVVSQLTELVKGRPEELPEKISGVLAKLKEAEKQIEQFRAEKVLQAAAGLAEGAKNVGGIALASGQVPDGTSADDLRKLVLDVRGRIPSDRPAVVALFSVANGRPLTVIATNEAARERGIKAGDLVRTAAKTLGGGGGGKPDVAQGGGQNATAVPEALEAVERLVAQAG; the protein is encoded by the coding sequence ATGGAGTCGGCTGAAATCCGCCGCCGCTGGCTGCGCTTCTTCGAAGAGCGTGGGCACACCGTCGTGCCGTCGGCGTCGCTCATCGCGGACGACCCGACGCTGCTGCTGGTCCCCGCGGGCATGGTGCCCTTCAAGCCGTACTTCCTCGGCGAGGTCAAGCCGCCGGCGCCGCGCGCCACCAGCGTCCAGAAGTGCGTGCGCACGCCGGACATCGAAGAGGTCGGCAAGACCACCCGGCACGGCACGTTCTTCCAGATGTGCGGCAACTTCTCCTTCGGCGACTACTTCAAGGAAGGCGCCATCACGTACGCCTGGGAGCTGCTGACCAGCTCCCAGGAGGACGGCGGCTACGGCCTGGACCCGGAGAAGCTCTGGATCACGGTCTACCTGGACGACGACGAGGCCGAGCGGATCTGGCACGAGGTCGTCGGCGTGCCCAAGGAGCGCATCCAGCGCCTGGGCAAGAAGGAGAACTACTGGTCCATGGGCGTGCCGGGCCCGTGCGGCCCGTGCTCCGAGATCAACTACGACCGCGGCCCGGAGTTCGGCGTCGAGGGCGGCCCGGCCGTCAACGACGAGCGGTACGTGGAGATCTGGAACCTGGTCTTCATGCAGTACGAGCGCGGCGAGGGCACCTCCAAGGAGGACTTCGAGATCCTCGGCGAGCTGCCCAGCAAGAACATCGACACCGGCCTCGGTCTCGAACGCCTCGCCATGATCCTGCAGGGCGTACAGAACATGTACGAGACCGACACCCTGCGCGTGGTCATCGACAAGGCCACCGACCTGACCGGCGTCGCCTACGGCGCCGGCCAGGACACCGACGTCTCGCTGCGCGTCGTCGCCGACCACATGCGCACCTCCGTCATGCTCATCGGCGACGGCGTCACGCCCGGCAACGAGGGCCGCGGCTACGTCCTGCGCCGCATCATGCGCCGCGCCATCCGCAACATGCGGCTGCTCGGCGCCACCGAGCCGGTCGTCGCCGACCTGGTCGACGTGGTCATCAAGACGATGGGCCAGCAGTACCCGGAGCTGATCCAGGACCGCAAGCGCATCGAGACCGTCGCGCTCGCCGAGGAGGCCGCCTTCCTCAAGACCCTGAAGGCCGGCACCAACATCCTCGACACCGCCGTGAGCGAGACCAAGGCCGCCGGCGGCACGGTCCTCTCCGGTGACAAGGCGTTCCTGCTCCACGACACCTGGGGCTTCCCGATCGACCTCACCCTCGAAATGGCCGCCGAGCAGGGCCTGTCGGTGGACGAGAGCGGGTTCCGCCGCCTGATGAAGGAGCAGCGGGAGCGCGCCAAGGCCGACGCCCAGGCCAAGAAGCACGGCCACGCCGACCTGTCCGCCTACCGCGAGGTCGCCGACGCCTCCGGCTCGACGGTCTTCACCGGCTACACCGACACCCAGGGCGAGGCCGCGGTCGTCGGCCTGCTGGTCGACGGCGTCTCCTCGCCGGCCGCCCACGAGGGCGACGAGGTCGAGGTCGTCCTGGACCGTACGCCGTTCTACGCGGAGGGCGGCGGTCAGCTCGCCGACACCGGCCGCATCAAGACCGACACCGGCGCCGTGATCGATGTCCGCGACGTCCAGCAGCCGGTCCCGGGCGTCACTGTCCACAAGGGCTCGGTCCAGGTCGGCGAGATCACCGTGGGCTCGCCCGCGTACGCCACCATCGACGTCAAGCGCCGCCGGGCCATCGCCCGCGCCCACAGCGCCACCCACCTCACGCACCAGGCGCTGCGCGACGCCCTCGGCCCCACGGCCGCCCAGGCCGGTTCGGAGAACTCCCCGGGCCGCTTCCGGTTCGACTTCGGCTCGCCGACCGCCGTGCCCGGCACGGTCCTCACGGACGTCGAGCAGAAGATCAACGAGGTCCTCTCGCGCGAACTGGACGTCACCGCCGAGGTGATGAGCATGGACGACGCCAAGAAGCAGGGCGCCATCGCCGAGTTCGGCGAGAAGTACGGCGACCGCGTGCGCGTGGTCACCATCGGCGACTTCTCCAAGGAGCTGTGCGGCGGTACGCACGTCCACAACACCGCCCAGCTGGGCCTGGTGAAGCTGCTCGGCGAGTCCTCCATCGGCTCCGGCGTGCGCCGCGTGGAGGCCCTGGTGGGCGTCGACGCGTACAACTTCCTGGCCCGTGAGCACACGGTCGTCTCGCAGCTGACCGAGCTGGTCAAGGGCCGGCCCGAGGAGCTGCCGGAGAAGATCTCCGGCGTGCTGGCCAAGCTCAAGGAGGCGGAGAAGCAGATCGAGCAGTTCCGCGCGGAGAAGGTCCTGCAGGCCGCCGCCGGGCTCGCCGAGGGCGCCAAGAACGTGGGCGGCATCGCGCTGGCCTCCGGCCAGGTGCCCGACGGCACCTCCGCCGACGACCTGCGCAAGCTCGTCCTGGACGTGCGCGGCCGTATCCCGTCCGACCGCCCGGCCGTGGTCGCTCTCTTCTCGGTGGCCAACGGCCGCCCGCTGACCGTGATCGCCACCAACGAGGCTGCCCGCGAGCGCGGCATCAAGGCCGGCGACCTGGTCCGTACGGCCGCCAAGACGCTCGGCGGCGGTGGCGGCGGCAAGCCGGACGTCGCCCAGGGCGGTGGCCAGAACGCCACCGCCGTGCCCGAGGCCCTCGAGGCCGTCGAGCGGCTCGTGGCGCAGGCGGGCTGA
- a CDS encoding NADP-dependent isocitrate dehydrogenase, translated as MTDSTIIYTHTDEAPALATYSFMPVIEAYASTAGVAVESRDISLAGRIIASFPERLREDQRIDDALAELGELAKTPEANIIKLPNISASIPQLKAAIAELQEQGYALPDYPDDPKTDEERDIRARYDKVKGSAVNPVLREGNSDRRAPASVKNYAKANPHRMGAWTADSKTNVAHMTGDDFRSTEKSVVIAEDGALKIELVGDDGSTTVLRESVPVLAGEVVDASVMRVAALREFLKEQVARAKAEGVLFSVHLKATMMKVSDPIIFGHVVRAFFPKTFAKYGDVLAGAGLTPNDGLGGIWKGLESLPQGEEIKASFDAELAEGPDLAMVDSHRGITNLHVPSDVIVDASMPAMIRTSGHMWNKDDQEQDALAVIPDSSYAGIYQAVIDDCKANGAYDPSTMGSVPNVGLMAQKAEEYGSHDKTFEIPTTGTVRVLDKDGNAVLEQTVSTGDIFRMCQTKDVPIRDWVKLAVNRARATGDPAVFWLDEDRAHDANLIAKVKQYLPEHDTEGLQIEIMSPVEATKFSVERIRRGENTISVTGNVLRDYLTDLFPILELGTSAKMLSVVPLINGGGLFETGAGGSAPKHVQQLVKENYLRWDSLGEFLALAVSFEHLAQKTGNARAQILADTLDRATGTFLNENKSPSRKLGGIDNRGSHFYLALYWAQELAKQTEDAPLAEAFAELAKTLAEQEQTIVDELIAVQGKPADIGGYYQPDPAKAAAVMRPSATLNKALAALSA; from the coding sequence GTGACTGACTCGACCATCATCTATACGCACACCGACGAGGCCCCGGCCCTGGCGACGTATTCGTTCATGCCGGTGATCGAGGCCTACGCCTCGACGGCCGGTGTCGCCGTGGAGAGCCGTGACATCTCGCTGGCGGGCCGGATCATCGCCAGCTTCCCCGAGCGTCTTCGGGAGGACCAGCGCATCGACGACGCGCTGGCCGAGCTCGGCGAGCTGGCGAAGACGCCCGAGGCGAACATCATCAAGCTGCCGAACATCTCGGCCTCGATCCCGCAGCTGAAGGCCGCGATCGCGGAGCTGCAGGAGCAGGGCTACGCGCTGCCGGACTACCCGGACGACCCGAAGACCGACGAGGAGCGCGACATCCGCGCCCGGTACGACAAGGTCAAGGGCTCGGCCGTCAACCCGGTCCTGCGTGAGGGCAACTCCGACCGCCGCGCCCCCGCGTCGGTCAAGAACTACGCCAAGGCCAACCCGCACCGCATGGGTGCCTGGACCGCGGACTCCAAGACCAACGTCGCGCACATGACCGGTGACGACTTCCGCTCCACCGAGAAGTCCGTCGTCATCGCCGAGGACGGCGCGCTGAAGATCGAGCTGGTGGGCGACGACGGCTCCACCACCGTACTGCGCGAGTCGGTGCCGGTGCTGGCGGGCGAGGTCGTGGACGCCTCCGTGATGCGCGTCGCCGCGCTGCGCGAGTTCCTCAAGGAGCAGGTCGCCCGCGCCAAGGCCGAGGGCGTGCTGTTCTCGGTGCACCTCAAGGCCACGATGATGAAGGTCTCCGACCCGATCATCTTCGGCCACGTGGTGCGTGCCTTCTTCCCGAAGACCTTCGCGAAGTACGGTGACGTGCTCGCCGGTGCGGGCCTGACCCCGAACGACGGCCTCGGCGGCATCTGGAAGGGCCTGGAGTCGCTGCCCCAGGGCGAGGAGATCAAGGCCTCGTTCGACGCCGAGCTCGCCGAGGGCCCGGACCTGGCCATGGTCGACTCGCACCGCGGCATCACCAACCTGCACGTCCCCAGCGACGTCATCGTCGACGCCTCCATGCCGGCCATGATCCGCACCTCCGGCCACATGTGGAACAAGGACGACCAGGAGCAGGACGCCCTGGCCGTCATCCCGGACAGCAGCTACGCCGGCATCTACCAGGCCGTCATCGACGACTGCAAGGCCAACGGCGCCTACGACCCGTCGACCATGGGCTCGGTGCCGAACGTCGGCCTGATGGCGCAGAAGGCCGAGGAGTACGGCAGCCACGACAAGACCTTCGAGATCCCGACCACCGGCACGGTGCGGGTCCTCGACAAGGACGGCAACGCCGTCCTGGAGCAGACGGTCAGCACCGGCGACATCTTCCGCATGTGCCAGACCAAGGACGTGCCGATCCGGGACTGGGTCAAGCTGGCCGTCAACCGCGCCCGCGCGACCGGCGACCCGGCGGTGTTCTGGCTGGACGAGGACCGCGCGCACGACGCGAACCTCATCGCCAAGGTCAAGCAGTACCTCCCCGAGCACGACACCGAGGGCCTGCAGATCGAGATCATGTCCCCGGTCGAGGCGACGAAGTTCTCGGTCGAGCGCATCCGCCGGGGCGAGAACACCATCTCGGTGACCGGCAACGTGCTGCGTGACTACCTCACCGACCTGTTCCCGATCCTGGAGCTCGGCACGAGCGCCAAGATGCTCTCGGTCGTGCCGCTCATCAACGGCGGCGGTCTCTTCGAGACCGGTGCCGGCGGCTCCGCGCCCAAGCACGTCCAGCAGCTGGTCAAGGAGAACTACCTGCGCTGGGACAGCCTGGGTGAGTTCCTCGCGCTCGCGGTGAGCTTCGAGCACCTCGCGCAGAAGACGGGCAACGCGCGTGCCCAGATCCTCGCCGACACCCTCGACCGCGCCACCGGCACGTTCCTCAACGAGAACAAGTCCCCCAGCCGCAAGCTGGGCGGCATCGACAACCGCGGCAGCCACTTCTACCTCGCCCTGTACTGGGCCCAGGAGCTGGCCAAGCAGACCGAGGACGCGCCGCTCGCCGAGGCGTTCGCCGAGCTGGCGAAGACGCTGGCCGAGCAGGAGCAGACGATCGTCGACGAGCTGATCGCCGTCCAGGGCAAGCCGGCCGACATCGGCGGCTACTACCAGCCCGACCCGGCGAAGGCCGCGGCCGTCATGCGTCCGTCCGCCACGCTGAACAAGGCGCTCGCCGCGCTCAGCGCCTGA
- a CDS encoding DUF948 domain-containing protein, which produces MSGGEVAGILVAVFWAILVSFLALVLVRLAQTLKATTRMVSEVSEKAVPLLADASETVRSAHTQLARVDAITSDVQEVTANASALSSTVSSAFGGPLVKVAAFGYGVRRAIGRKGAPAPEPPVVVGRTLPAARRSGRRNRRTKD; this is translated from the coding sequence GTGTCCGGTGGAGAGGTGGCCGGGATCCTCGTGGCCGTCTTCTGGGCGATCCTCGTGTCGTTCCTCGCCCTCGTGCTGGTGAGGCTCGCGCAGACGCTGAAGGCGACCACCAGGATGGTCTCCGAGGTGTCCGAGAAGGCCGTACCGCTGCTCGCGGACGCGTCCGAGACCGTCCGCTCCGCGCACACCCAGCTCGCCCGCGTCGACGCGATCACCTCCGACGTGCAGGAGGTCACCGCCAACGCCTCCGCGCTCTCCTCGACCGTCTCCTCCGCCTTCGGGGGCCCGCTGGTCAAGGTCGCGGCGTTCGGCTACGGCGTCCGCCGCGCGATCGGCCGGAAGGGCGCGCCCGCGCCCGAACCCCCCGTCGTCGTCGGCCGCACCCTGCCCGCCGCCCGCCGGAGCGGGCGCCGCAACCGCCGTACCAAGGACTGA
- a CDS encoding ATP-binding protein produces MRRSRGPDPASRDRCVRPPAPGNLPAELNRFVGRAGELATLTGMVADARVVALTGMGGVGKTRLATQAGRALRDRFRDGVWLIELSGVQEPHLLDHVVAEALELADHSGRPTREALCDDLADSELLLVLDGYEHLVADCAPLVAQLLRQAPDVRVLAAGRRPLGLPGERNCPLAPLPDEEAGELFADRARCVVAGFTVDEANGAAVAELCHRLDGIPLALELAAGRLRALSVEQVVRRLDDRFRLLTGGDRLALPRHQTLRTAIGWSHELCTPQERLLWARLSVFAGQFDLEAAEYVCSGSGLPADELLDVLSELVAQSVVIREESPAGVRYRMLDTVRAYGAEWLAALDDTARLRRRHRDWYVGLATWCELDWFGPRQDEVAARIDAELPNVRLALEHSLEVPEEAYLGQFLAGTLWFFWVGCGRLAEGRHWLERSLRLPADHHDARLKALWVTGYVAVLQGDPVRARRVLEQCRSEARYAGNATAAAYALHRLGCLALTGDDMPRAEELLREALAAYREIGELNSNVLMAQIELAMAVAFGGDLAAAEELCAEVREVCTDHGERWALAYALYVLAYAAWTRQDLAGARRLLTECLVIDHTFHDLLGAVLAVELLALVTADEGDAAEAALLQGAAARIWPSVGPQLFGSRNFNQPHELCERLARGELGDAGYEAAVRRGGALDLDAAVARVVGGLPRPRGESGGRTPDTGEPAVSPATNGGETTG; encoded by the coding sequence ATGCGACGCTCCCGGGGACCGGACCCCGCCTCCCGTGACCGCTGCGTCCGCCCGCCGGCCCCGGGCAATCTGCCCGCGGAACTGAACCGGTTCGTCGGACGCGCCGGCGAACTGGCCACGCTGACCGGGATGGTGGCGGACGCGCGGGTGGTGGCGCTCACGGGGATGGGCGGGGTCGGCAAGACCCGGCTCGCCACGCAGGCCGGCCGGGCGCTGCGGGACCGCTTCCGCGACGGGGTGTGGCTGATCGAGCTGTCCGGCGTGCAGGAGCCGCATCTGCTGGACCACGTGGTCGCCGAGGCCCTGGAGCTGGCCGACCACAGCGGGCGCCCGACGCGGGAGGCGCTCTGCGACGACCTCGCCGACAGCGAGCTGCTGCTGGTCCTGGACGGCTACGAGCACCTGGTGGCCGACTGCGCGCCGCTGGTCGCGCAGCTGCTGCGGCAGGCCCCCGATGTCCGGGTGCTGGCCGCGGGGCGGCGCCCGCTGGGCCTGCCCGGGGAGCGGAACTGTCCGCTGGCACCGCTGCCCGACGAGGAAGCGGGCGAGCTGTTCGCCGACCGGGCGCGCTGTGTGGTCGCCGGGTTCACCGTCGACGAGGCGAACGGCGCGGCGGTCGCCGAGCTGTGCCACCGGCTCGACGGCATCCCCCTGGCCCTGGAGCTGGCGGCGGGCCGGCTGCGCGCCCTCTCCGTCGAGCAGGTGGTGCGCCGCCTGGACGACCGCTTCCGGCTGCTGACCGGTGGCGACCGGCTGGCCCTGCCCCGCCACCAGACGCTGCGTACGGCCATCGGCTGGAGCCACGAGCTCTGCACGCCGCAGGAGCGGCTGCTGTGGGCGCGGCTGTCGGTGTTCGCCGGACAGTTCGATCTGGAGGCGGCGGAGTACGTGTGCTCGGGGAGCGGGCTGCCCGCCGACGAGCTGCTGGACGTGCTGTCCGAGCTGGTCGCGCAGTCGGTGGTGATCCGTGAGGAGAGCCCGGCCGGGGTGCGGTACCGGATGCTGGACACGGTACGGGCCTACGGCGCCGAGTGGCTGGCGGCGCTGGACGACACCGCGCGGCTGCGGCGCCGGCACCGCGACTGGTACGTGGGCCTGGCGACCTGGTGCGAGCTGGACTGGTTCGGGCCCCGGCAGGACGAGGTGGCGGCCCGGATCGACGCCGAGCTGCCCAACGTGCGGCTGGCGCTGGAGCACAGCCTGGAGGTGCCGGAGGAGGCGTACCTCGGGCAGTTCCTGGCCGGGACGCTGTGGTTCTTCTGGGTGGGCTGCGGCCGGCTCGCGGAGGGGCGGCACTGGCTGGAGCGGTCCCTGCGGCTGCCCGCCGACCATCACGACGCGCGGCTGAAGGCGCTCTGGGTGACCGGTTACGTCGCGGTCCTCCAGGGCGATCCGGTCCGTGCGCGGCGCGTGCTGGAGCAGTGCCGGTCGGAGGCGCGGTACGCGGGGAACGCCACGGCCGCCGCCTACGCGCTGCACCGCCTGGGCTGCCTGGCGCTGACCGGCGACGACATGCCGCGCGCCGAGGAGCTGCTGCGGGAGGCGCTGGCCGCCTACCGGGAGATCGGCGAGCTGAACAGCAATGTGCTGATGGCGCAGATCGAGCTGGCGATGGCGGTGGCCTTCGGCGGCGACCTGGCGGCGGCGGAGGAGCTGTGCGCCGAGGTCCGGGAGGTGTGCACGGACCACGGTGAGCGCTGGGCGCTGGCGTACGCGCTGTACGTACTGGCCTACGCGGCGTGGACGCGGCAGGACCTCGCGGGTGCCCGCCGGCTGCTGACCGAGTGCCTGGTGATCGACCACACCTTCCACGACCTGCTGGGCGCGGTGCTGGCGGTGGAGCTGCTGGCGCTGGTCACGGCGGACGAGGGGGACGCGGCGGAGGCGGCGCTGCTGCAGGGGGCCGCGGCGCGGATCTGGCCGTCGGTCGGGCCGCAGCTGTTCGGCTCCCGCAACTTCAACCAGCCGCACGAGCTGTGCGAGCGGCTGGCCCGCGGCGAGCTGGGCGACGCGGGGTACGAGGCGGCCGTGCGGCGGGGCGGGGCGCTGGACCTGGACGCGGCCGTCGCACGGGTCGTGGGCGGTCTCCCGCGCCCGCGCGGGGAATCCGGCGGCCGGACCCCGGATACGGGCGAGCCCGCCGTTTCCCCGGCCACGAACGGCGGGGAGACGACGGGCTGA
- the ruvX gene encoding Holliday junction resolvase RuvX has translation MRRGRRIAVDVGDARIGVASCDPDGVLATPVETVPGRDVPAAHRRLAAIIEEYEPLEVVVGLPRSLNGGEGPAAAKVRAFAREMAKNIAPVPVRLVDERMSTVTAAQGMRASGVKAKKGRSAIDQAAAVVILQSALETERTSGQVPGESVEAGG, from the coding sequence TTGCGACGAGGCAGGCGGATCGCCGTCGACGTCGGGGACGCCCGGATCGGGGTCGCCTCGTGCGACCCCGACGGGGTCCTCGCGACCCCGGTGGAGACCGTGCCGGGACGTGACGTCCCGGCCGCCCACCGGCGCCTGGCGGCGATCATCGAGGAGTACGAACCGCTGGAGGTCGTCGTCGGCCTGCCCCGCTCCCTGAACGGGGGAGAGGGACCGGCCGCTGCCAAGGTGCGGGCCTTCGCGCGGGAGATGGCGAAGAACATCGCGCCGGTGCCGGTACGCCTGGTGGACGAGCGGATGTCGACGGTCACCGCGGCCCAGGGCATGCGCGCCTCCGGCGTGAAGGCCAAGAAGGGCCGTTCCGCGATCGACCAGGCGGCGGCCGTGGTCATCCTCCAGAGCGCCCTGGAAACCGAACGCACGTCCGGACAGGTCCCTGGTGAGAGCGTCGAGGCGGGCGGCTGA
- the rpsD gene encoding 30S ribosomal protein S4, translating into MNQSRPKVKKSRALGIALTPKAVKYFEARPYPPGEHGRGRKQNSDYKVRLLEKQRLRAQYDISERQMVRAYDRARKVDSKTGEALIIELERRLDALVLRSGLARTIYQARQMVVHGHISVNDRKVDKPSFRVRPGDVVMVRERSRNKHPFQVAREGGYAGEGETPRYLEVNLQALAFRLDRDPNRKEIPVICDEQLVVEYYAR; encoded by the coding sequence GTGAACCAGTCGCGTCCCAAGGTCAAGAAGTCGCGCGCGCTCGGCATCGCCCTGACGCCGAAGGCCGTCAAGTACTTCGAGGCCCGTCCCTACCCGCCCGGCGAGCACGGCCGTGGCCGCAAGCAGAACAGTGACTACAAGGTCCGCCTGCTGGAGAAGCAGCGTCTGCGTGCGCAGTACGACATCAGTGAGCGCCAGATGGTGCGCGCCTACGACCGCGCTCGGAAGGTCGACAGCAAGACAGGCGAAGCGCTGATCATCGAGCTTGAGCGCCGTCTGGACGCGCTCGTCCTCCGTTCGGGCCTCGCCCGGACGATCTACCAGGCCCGCCAGATGGTGGTGCACGGTCACATCTCGGTGAACGACCGCAAGGTCGACAAGCCGTCCTTCCGCGTCCGCCCCGGTGACGTCGTGATGGTCCGCGAGCGCAGCCGCAACAAGCACCCCTTCCAGGTCGCCCGTGAGGGTGGCTACGCCGGCGAGGGCGAGACCCCCCGCTACCTGGAGGTCAACCTGCAGGCCCTGGCGTTCCGCCTGGACCGGGACCCCAACCGCAAGGAGATCCCGGTCATCTGCGACGAGCAGCTGGTCGTCGAGTACTACGCCCGCTGA